The Klebsiella sp. RHBSTW-00484 genome includes a window with the following:
- a CDS encoding ParA family protein, producing MKILPVISPKGGEGKSTFAAYLAGFLADAGLNTLLVDADYSQPTASSIFALEHESPFGLYELLMQMVSDHTQCISQTAIKNLDVIYSNDPDELLPTAMLHAADGRLRLRNILQHPFFNRYDVIIVDSKGATGVMTELSLLSSTGNVMGVVKPILPDVREFIRGSLHMLTRLKTYENYGIRLPDISILVNCIENTLLDREAMDGLAAIINEKHYDASALGNRDVYRLLNTRIEALDIFKLGHVKQQPVHRLEYKTRRKGPAAAVTMHDLACELFPEWQSHFSDVLTREVRHV from the coding sequence ATGAAAATACTTCCCGTTATTTCTCCCAAAGGTGGAGAAGGCAAATCCACGTTTGCTGCTTACCTTGCCGGTTTTCTTGCCGATGCCGGTCTGAACACCCTCCTTGTGGATGCAGACTATTCCCAGCCCACAGCCAGCAGTATCTTCGCGCTGGAGCATGAATCCCCTTTCGGTCTTTATGAATTGCTGATGCAGATGGTCAGTGACCATACGCAATGCATTTCGCAGACCGCCATAAAAAATCTCGATGTCATCTACTCTAACGACCCGGATGAACTGTTGCCGACCGCGATGCTCCACGCTGCAGACGGCCGTCTGCGCCTGCGTAACATACTTCAGCATCCTTTCTTTAACCGTTATGACGTCATTATTGTGGATTCGAAAGGCGCAACAGGCGTCATGACCGAACTTTCCCTCCTTTCCTCTACCGGTAATGTGATGGGCGTTGTTAAACCCATCCTTCCGGATGTCCGTGAATTTATCCGCGGCTCCCTTCATATGCTTACCCGCCTGAAAACCTATGAAAATTACGGTATCCGCCTTCCTGATATTTCCATTCTCGTCAACTGTATCGAAAACACTCTGCTTGACCGTGAAGCAATGGACGGTCTTGCCGCCATCATTAACGAAAAACATTACGACGCCTCTGCGCTGGGCAACCGTGACGTTTATCGTTTACTCAATACCCGTATCGAGGCGCTGGATATTTTCAAACTGGGACACGTCAAGCAGCAGCCCGTGCATCGTCTGGAATACAAAACGCGTCGCAAAGGTCCGGCCGCAGCGGTCACCATGCACGACCTCGCGTGTGAACTGTTCCCTGAGTGGCAGAGCCATTTCAGTGACGTTCTGACCCGGGAGGTGCGCCATGTCTGA